In Bradyrhizobium sp. 1(2017), one DNA window encodes the following:
- a CDS encoding ABC transporter ATP-binding protein, which yields MTALSKKPAAIRVVLPFVFRHWLKQPGRGLVVAGGLLGATIADLFMPVFSGHLVDALTRGPSDPDARHAALVAFGAIVALGAASMVLRLVGLQAIVPFTLKIMSDVAQDAFTRVQRFSTDWHANSFAGSTVRKITRGMWALDLLNDTILMALAPSLLVLVGSMILIGVHWASLGLVIAIGAIVYVTITVVFSTRYIAPAARVSNAWDTKVGGTLADALTCNAVVKSFGAEGREDARLARVIDRWRVRVRRTWYRYNYTAMSQLSLLLCLRASVIGGSVMLWMSGHASPGDVTYVLTSYYVIHAYLRDVGMHINNLQRSVNDMDELVAIHDEPIGIADAPDARPIVIEGGEIAFDDVTFHYGGHRAPLYDGLSLTIRAGERVGLVGRSGSGKTTFAKLVQRLYDVTNGRVLIDGQDIALATQHSLRSQIAIVQQEPILFHRSLAENIAYGRPGASLEAIEQAARLANAHDFILRLPKGYGTLVGERGVKLSGGERQRVALARAFLADAPVLILDEATSSLDSESEALIQQAMERLMKGRTSIVIAHRLSTVKSLDRILVFDRGEIVEQGTHAMLAGKREGIYRGLFERQVVELGHIAAAE from the coding sequence ATGACCGCTCTGTCAAAAAAGCCCGCCGCGATTCGCGTGGTGCTGCCCTTCGTATTCCGGCACTGGCTGAAGCAGCCGGGGCGCGGCCTCGTCGTGGCAGGCGGCCTCCTTGGTGCGACCATCGCCGACCTGTTCATGCCGGTGTTTTCGGGGCATCTGGTCGACGCGCTGACGCGCGGCCCGTCCGATCCCGATGCGCGCCACGCGGCGCTGGTGGCATTCGGCGCCATCGTGGCGTTGGGCGCGGCTTCGATGGTGCTGCGGCTCGTCGGCCTTCAGGCCATCGTGCCGTTCACGCTGAAGATCATGTCCGACGTCGCGCAGGATGCGTTCACGCGCGTGCAGCGCTTCTCGACCGACTGGCACGCGAACTCCTTTGCCGGCTCCACGGTGCGCAAGATCACCCGCGGCATGTGGGCGCTCGACCTGCTCAACGACACCATCCTGATGGCGCTGGCGCCCTCGCTGCTGGTGCTGGTCGGCTCGATGATCCTGATCGGCGTGCATTGGGCCTCGCTCGGCCTCGTGATCGCCATCGGGGCGATCGTCTACGTCACTATCACGGTGGTGTTCTCGACCCGCTACATCGCGCCGGCCGCGCGCGTCTCCAATGCCTGGGACACCAAGGTCGGCGGCACGCTGGCGGACGCACTGACCTGCAACGCCGTGGTCAAGTCGTTTGGCGCCGAAGGCCGGGAGGACGCGCGGCTCGCCCGCGTCATCGACCGCTGGCGCGTGCGCGTGCGGCGGACCTGGTATCGCTACAATTACACGGCGATGTCGCAGCTCTCCTTGCTGCTGTGCCTGCGCGCGTCCGTGATCGGCGGATCGGTGATGCTGTGGATGTCGGGTCACGCCTCGCCCGGCGACGTCACCTATGTGCTGACGAGCTACTACGTCATCCACGCATACTTGCGCGACGTCGGCATGCACATCAACAACCTCCAGCGCTCGGTCAACGACATGGACGAACTGGTCGCAATTCACGACGAGCCGATCGGCATTGCCGATGCCCCCGATGCGCGACCGATTGTCATCGAGGGCGGCGAGATCGCGTTCGACGACGTCACGTTCCATTATGGCGGCCATCGCGCGCCGCTGTATGACGGGCTGTCGCTGACGATCCGCGCCGGCGAGCGGGTTGGCCTCGTCGGCCGCTCCGGCTCCGGCAAGACGACCTTCGCCAAGCTGGTGCAGCGGCTCTACGACGTCACCAATGGCCGTGTGCTGATCGACGGGCAGGACATCGCGCTGGCCACGCAGCACTCGCTGCGCAGCCAGATCGCGATCGTGCAGCAGGAGCCGATCCTGTTCCACCGCTCGCTGGCCGAGAACATCGCCTATGGCCGGCCGGGTGCCAGCCTCGAGGCGATCGAGCAGGCGGCGCGGCTCGCGAATGCGCACGACTTCATCCTGCGCCTGCCGAAGGGCTACGGCACGCTCGTCGGCGAACGCGGCGTGAAGCTGTCCGGCGGCGAGCGGCAGCGCGTTGCGCTGGCGCGCGCGTTCCTGGCGGATGCGCCGGTGCTGATCCTGGACGAGGCGACCTCGAGCCTCGATTCGGAATCGGAAGCGCTGATCCAGCAGGCGATGGAGCGGCTGATGAAGGGCCGCACCTCGATCGTGATCGCGCACCGCCTGTCGACGGTGAAGAGCCTCGATCGCATCCTGGTGTTCGACCGCGGCGAGATCGTCGAGCAGGGCACGCATGCCATGCTCGCGGGCAAGCGAGAGGGCATCTATCGCGGTCTGTTCGAGCGCCAGGTGGTGGAGCTCGGGCATATCGCAGCGGCGGAATGA
- a CDS encoding DHA2 family efflux MFS transporter permease subunit gives MADATTASPAMMADPASERIAPKRLFAFIIMVFGMFMSILDIQIVSASLNEIQAGLSASSSEVSWVQTAYLIAEVIAIPLSGFLSRAFGTRLLFAISAAGFTASSLLCGFASTIEEMILWRALQGFLGAGMIPTVFASAYTVFPRTKFHIVGPIIGLVATLAPTIGPTVGGYITDLMSWHWLFFINVLPGIGITLGVLALVDFDEPHFELLDRFDWWGLLFMAGFLGTLEYVLEEGPQYEWMQDTSVAVCAWICVISAIAFFWRVFTAAEPIVNLRTFSNRNFAIGCLLQFCIGIGLYGLTYIYPRYLAEVRGYSALMIGETMFVSGITMFLVAPLVGRLMLKFDMRYMIAFGLIVFAIGSYQMTWITRDYDFYELLVPQILRGIGMMFAMVPTNNIALGTLAPDRVKNASGLFNLMRNLGGAVGLAVINTVLNDRTDLHITRLQERVTWGNASATETLTMFMQKFQGLGDSTLMAMKQLSQLVHRQAVVMSFGDAFFLLTVFYLGLSLLVALLNKPAAMTGGGDAH, from the coding sequence ATGGCCGACGCCACCACAGCTTCACCTGCCATGATGGCGGATCCCGCTTCTGAGCGCATCGCGCCGAAGCGGCTGTTCGCCTTCATCATCATGGTGTTCGGGATGTTCATGTCGATCCTGGACATCCAGATTGTCTCGGCGTCCCTCAACGAGATCCAGGCCGGATTGTCCGCGAGTTCCAGCGAGGTCTCGTGGGTCCAGACCGCCTATCTGATCGCCGAGGTCATCGCGATCCCGCTGTCCGGCTTTCTGTCGCGCGCCTTCGGCACGCGGCTGCTGTTCGCAATCTCGGCGGCGGGCTTCACCGCATCGAGCCTGCTCTGCGGCTTTGCCTCGACAATCGAGGAGATGATCCTCTGGCGCGCGCTGCAAGGCTTCCTCGGCGCCGGCATGATCCCGACGGTGTTCGCCTCGGCCTATACCGTGTTCCCGCGCACGAAATTCCACATCGTCGGTCCCATCATCGGCCTCGTCGCAACGCTGGCCCCGACCATCGGCCCGACCGTCGGCGGCTACATCACCGACCTGATGTCGTGGCACTGGCTGTTCTTCATCAACGTGCTGCCCGGCATCGGCATCACCCTGGGCGTTCTGGCGCTGGTCGATTTCGACGAGCCGCATTTCGAGCTGCTCGACCGTTTCGACTGGTGGGGCCTCTTGTTCATGGCCGGCTTCCTCGGCACGCTGGAATATGTGCTGGAGGAAGGCCCGCAATATGAATGGATGCAAGATACCTCCGTGGCGGTCTGCGCCTGGATCTGCGTGATCTCGGCGATCGCTTTTTTCTGGCGCGTCTTCACCGCGGCCGAGCCGATCGTCAATCTGCGCACCTTCTCCAACCGCAATTTCGCGATCGGCTGCCTTTTGCAGTTCTGCATCGGCATCGGCCTCTACGGCCTGACCTACATCTATCCGCGCTATCTCGCCGAGGTGCGCGGCTACAGCGCGCTGATGATCGGCGAGACCATGTTCGTCTCGGGTATCACCATGTTCCTGGTCGCGCCGCTGGTCGGCCGCCTCATGTTGAAGTTCGACATGCGCTACATGATCGCATTCGGCCTCATCGTGTTCGCGATCGGCTCCTACCAGATGACCTGGATCACGCGCGACTACGATTTCTACGAGCTGCTCGTGCCGCAGATCCTGCGCGGCATCGGCATGATGTTCGCGATGGTGCCGACCAACAACATCGCGCTCGGCACGCTGGCGCCCGACAGGGTGAAGAACGCGAGCGGCCTGTTCAACCTGATGCGCAATCTCGGCGGCGCGGTCGGGCTCGCCGTCATCAACACCGTGCTCAACGACCGCACCGATCTGCACATCACGCGCCTCCAGGAGCGCGTGACCTGGGGCAACGCGAGCGCGACCGAAACCCTGACCATGTTCATGCAGAAGTTCCAGGGGCTCGGCGATTCCACGCTGATGGCGATGAAGCAGCTCTCCCAGCTGGTGCACCGCCAGGCCGTGGTGATGAGCTTCGGCGACGCCTTCTTCTTGCTGACGGTGTTCTATCTCGGCCTCAGCCTGCTGGTCGCGCTGCTGAACAAGCCGGCCGCGATGACGGGCGGCGGTGACGCGCATTAG
- a CDS encoding HlyD family secretion protein produces MAVSRDQAARALRPEAAEQAGSDAGSETSAPRAEPLRAHVADETKLRIGEAPEKPVTDKPAAPAPAAPAAGAPKTGKRKFVLMGVGVVLALAAASYAGYYTLVGRFYISTDDAYVRANNTMLGARVAGHISSILAGDNTPVRAGDVVFRIDEGDYRIAVDAAATRIATQQATIDRIGRQVAALDSQVAQAKAQLVSAEAGLKRADLDYERQQALSNKGFASRAVFESSEAGRDQGAAAVKAAQAAYDVAISNVDVAKAQQAEAQAQLAELKTTLAKAERDLGFTAVRAPVNGTFSNRLVNTGDFVAVGQRLGNIVPLDDVYIDANFKETQLKRIRPGQPVTIKVDAYGMRKFAGVVDSIAAGSGSVFTLLPPDNATGNFTKIVQRVPVRIRVPKSVAKQNLLRAGMSVYATVDTNKGAADADSEVDLDDPAIHPQ; encoded by the coding sequence ATGGCCGTATCGAGAGACCAGGCTGCGCGCGCGCTTCGCCCGGAAGCGGCGGAGCAGGCGGGCAGCGATGCTGGGTCCGAGACATCCGCACCCCGTGCCGAGCCGTTGCGCGCCCACGTGGCCGACGAAACCAAGCTCCGCATCGGCGAGGCGCCGGAGAAGCCCGTGACCGACAAGCCCGCCGCACCTGCGCCGGCCGCGCCCGCCGCCGGCGCGCCGAAAACCGGCAAGCGAAAATTCGTCCTGATGGGCGTCGGCGTCGTGCTCGCGCTCGCCGCCGCGAGCTATGCCGGCTACTACACGCTGGTCGGCCGCTTCTACATTTCCACCGATGACGCCTATGTCCGCGCCAACAACACGATGCTCGGTGCGCGCGTCGCCGGCCACATCTCTTCGATCCTCGCCGGCGACAACACGCCGGTGCGCGCCGGCGACGTGGTCTTCCGCATCGACGAGGGCGACTACAGGATCGCGGTCGATGCCGCCGCGACCAGGATCGCGACCCAGCAGGCCACCATCGACCGCATCGGCCGCCAGGTCGCAGCGCTCGACAGCCAGGTCGCGCAGGCCAAGGCGCAACTCGTCTCGGCTGAAGCCGGCCTCAAGCGCGCCGACCTCGATTACGAGCGTCAGCAGGCGCTGAGCAACAAGGGCTTTGCCTCGCGCGCGGTGTTCGAGAGCTCGGAAGCCGGACGCGACCAGGGCGCCGCCGCGGTGAAGGCCGCGCAGGCCGCCTACGACGTCGCGATCAGCAATGTCGACGTCGCCAAGGCACAGCAGGCCGAAGCGCAGGCGCAGCTCGCCGAGCTCAAGACCACGCTCGCCAAGGCCGAGCGCGACCTCGGCTTCACCGCGGTGCGTGCGCCGGTCAACGGCACGTTCTCGAATCGACTGGTCAACACCGGCGACTTCGTTGCGGTCGGCCAGCGCCTCGGCAACATCGTGCCGCTCGACGACGTCTATATCGACGCCAATTTCAAGGAAACGCAGCTCAAGCGCATCCGTCCCGGCCAGCCGGTGACGATCAAGGTCGACGCCTACGGCATGCGCAAATTCGCGGGCGTCGTCGACAGCATCGCGGCGGGCTCGGGCTCGGTGTTTACGCTGCTGCCGCCCGACAATGCCACCGGCAATTTCACCAAGATCGTGCAGCGCGTGCCGGTCCGCATCCGCGTGCCGAAATCGGTGGCGAAGCAGAATCTGCTTCGCGCCGGCATGTCGGTCTACGCGACCGTCGACACCAACAAGGGCGCCGCCGATGCCGACAGCGAGGTCGATCTCGACGATCCCGCGATCCATCCGCAGTAG
- a CDS encoding TetR/AcrR family transcriptional regulator, protein MVVAASERLHVVQEEDSTKRRQILDGARKVFMALGFDGASMGEIARAAQVSKGTLYVYFADKCALFEAILEEEALEHGQVVFNFDPARDAETTLKEFGRAYLHLLCRPGGGSAIRTVMAIAERMPDVGRRYYARVLDKTINRLSEYLRVHVAAGDLMIDDCDLAASQFMELCKASLFLPFVFQAAPAPSDERMTEVIDSATRMFLAAYQAK, encoded by the coding sequence ATGGTTGTAGCTGCCAGCGAACGCCTGCACGTCGTCCAGGAAGAGGACAGCACCAAGCGGCGCCAGATCCTGGACGGGGCCCGCAAGGTGTTCATGGCGCTCGGCTTCGACGGCGCCAGCATGGGCGAGATCGCGCGCGCGGCGCAGGTCTCCAAGGGCACGCTCTACGTCTATTTCGCCGACAAATGCGCGCTGTTCGAAGCCATCCTCGAAGAGGAAGCGCTCGAGCATGGCCAGGTCGTGTTCAATTTCGATCCCGCGCGCGATGCCGAAACCACGCTGAAGGAGTTCGGCCGGGCCTACCTCCATCTGCTCTGCCGGCCCGGCGGCGGATCGGCGATCCGGACCGTGATGGCGATCGCCGAGCGCATGCCCGATGTCGGCCGCCGTTACTATGCACGGGTGCTGGACAAGACCATCAACCGCCTCTCCGAATATCTCAGGGTCCATGTCGCCGCCGGCGATCTCATGATCGACGATTGCGATCTTGCGGCCTCGCAATTCATGGAACTCTGCAAGGCCTCACTCTTCCTGCCCTTCGTCTTCCAGGCCGCGCCCGCGCCCTCGGACGAGCGAATGACCGAAGTGATCGACAGCGCGACGCGGATGTTCCTGGCGGCATACCAGGCGAAGTGA
- a CDS encoding DUF6665 family protein, producing MSRDLRPPVDILHYEIVQEQASALGRMGRALEQTLARLREFDAAYAHAEIPASLQPARRKLVAEAGQALWMFVVQREATGLRDSRHIMRTYNVPAEVQRCMGLAPAPSRPTS from the coding sequence ATGTCTCGTGATCTTCGTCCGCCGGTCGACATCCTCCATTATGAGATCGTCCAGGAACAGGCCTCGGCGCTTGGGCGGATGGGCCGCGCGCTCGAACAGACGCTGGCGCGCCTGCGCGAATTCGACGCCGCCTACGCGCACGCGGAGATACCGGCCTCGCTGCAGCCGGCGCGGCGCAAGCTGGTCGCGGAAGCCGGCCAGGCGCTCTGGATGTTCGTGGTGCAGCGTGAGGCAACCGGCTTGCGCGACAGCCGCCATATCATGCGGACCTACAACGTCCCGGCCGAGGTGCAGCGGTGCATGGGGCTGGCCCCTGCGCCATCGCGGCCGACCTCGTAA
- a CDS encoding extensin family protein — translation MTRGVRLYLVGSIVLVSLAGCGRGFFQAEREPWRAEAEAACLKSGAVKEGADIVRIDPISGPGQCGAEFPLKVAAIGEASSTYGFADEPLRPPGSIGNQPRWPVTQPRSNYPQGQNYPASSYPQRSNYPESALRQPSGYGASSGPMSLNAPGVAPQEDEIDLPPEGTDAAGASRYMNAPSYPARPAGPAPYSQAPAQQPLPRLGPAQGNPVTAVGPVAIKPTATLACPIVSELDRWLADTVQPSAMRWFGVRVAEIKQISAYSCRGMNGNSRAHISEHAFGNALDISAFVLADGRRVTVKDGWRGVPEEQGFLRDVQAGACAHFTTVLAPGSNVFHYDHIHVDLMRRASRRLICQPAAASGEAVAARAQSRSPYANARDASVTGSLGARKSAAHKRDEDDYVDE, via the coding sequence ATGACGCGCGGAGTTCGTTTGTATCTCGTCGGCTCCATCGTCCTTGTTTCGCTAGCGGGTTGCGGGCGCGGCTTCTTCCAGGCCGAACGCGAACCATGGCGAGCCGAGGCGGAAGCGGCGTGCCTGAAATCGGGGGCGGTCAAGGAGGGTGCGGACATCGTCCGCATCGACCCGATTTCCGGCCCCGGCCAATGCGGCGCCGAATTTCCACTCAAGGTCGCCGCTATCGGCGAGGCCTCGAGCACCTATGGCTTTGCCGACGAGCCATTGCGTCCGCCCGGCAGCATCGGCAACCAGCCGCGCTGGCCGGTGACGCAGCCACGATCGAATTACCCGCAGGGCCAGAACTATCCGGCATCCTCCTATCCGCAACGGTCGAATTACCCCGAGAGCGCGTTACGCCAGCCGTCCGGCTATGGGGCCTCGTCGGGGCCGATGTCGCTGAACGCGCCCGGCGTGGCGCCGCAGGAAGACGAGATCGATCTGCCACCCGAGGGCACCGATGCCGCGGGCGCCTCGCGCTACATGAATGCACCGAGCTATCCGGCGCGGCCTGCAGGTCCGGCACCTTACTCGCAGGCGCCCGCGCAGCAGCCGCTGCCGCGTCTTGGCCCGGCGCAGGGCAATCCCGTCACCGCGGTCGGCCCCGTTGCGATCAAGCCGACCGCGACACTCGCCTGTCCGATCGTGTCCGAGCTCGACCGTTGGCTCGCCGATACCGTGCAGCCCTCGGCCATGCGCTGGTTCGGGGTGCGCGTCGCCGAGATCAAGCAGATCTCGGCCTATTCCTGCCGCGGCATGAACGGCAACTCGCGCGCCCACATTTCCGAGCACGCCTTCGGCAATGCGCTCGACATCTCCGCCTTCGTGCTGGCCGACGGCCGCCGCGTCACCGTGAAGGACGGCTGGCGCGGGGTGCCGGAGGAGCAGGGCTTCCTGCGCGACGTGCAGGCGGGTGCCTGCGCGCATTTCACGACCGTGCTCGCGCCGGGCTCCAACGTCTTTCACTACGATCACATCCACGTCGACCTGATGCGCCGCGCCAGCCGTCGCCTGATCTGCCAGCCGGCCGCCGCCTCCGGCGAGGCGGTCGCCGCGCGTGCGCAATCGCGCAGCCCCTATGCCAACGCGCGCGATGCCTCCGTCACCGGTTCGCTCGGTGCACGCAAGAGCGCCGCACACAAGCGCGACGAAGACGACTACGTCGACGAATAG
- a CDS encoding DUF2147 domain-containing protein, translating into MCGYVLTEASNRGESVLVNMKPKSHDVWAGSIYSRLSGNTYHATMTLKSSGKLHVEACAIGHFFCSGNDWTRVEEQRGQVITTSRQWSARS; encoded by the coding sequence TTGTGCGGTTACGTACTGACCGAGGCCTCAAACCGTGGCGAGAGCGTGCTCGTCAACATGAAGCCGAAATCACATGACGTCTGGGCCGGCAGCATCTACAGCCGCCTCAGCGGCAACACCTATCACGCGACGATGACGCTGAAGAGCTCCGGCAAGCTACACGTCGAAGCCTGCGCGATCGGCCATTTCTTTTGCTCCGGCAACGACTGGACGCGCGTCGAGGAGCAGCGGGGGCAGGTGATCACGACGTCGCGGCAATGGAGCGCGCGGTCGTAA
- a CDS encoding DUF2147 domain-containing protein: MNKLTIAATALLLASTAAAHAGNTISFQIEGQQIRIETPRNCASLNCVTIVAPGLSDKPIKLNNINLKGLGGSKDDDVEPAPAPAATTAQPAPAPVQQQPAPQAPVQATAPAVTAPSAPAPSASFDNTQPAPVAAPAPVAAAPAPAPAPVAAAPVAAANSPIGVWATEENKGNVRVEQCGANLCGYAEKTNERVLINMKPEGSKWSGRIRDPNSGRNYDSTIAMKGPNAMRVQGCAFGGMFCGGQTWKRVS, encoded by the coding sequence ATGAACAAGCTCACCATCGCCGCCACCGCGCTCTTGCTCGCATCCACCGCCGCCGCGCACGCCGGCAACACGATCTCGTTCCAGATCGAAGGCCAGCAGATCCGCATCGAGACGCCGCGCAACTGCGCCTCGCTCAATTGCGTGACCATCGTCGCGCCGGGCCTGTCGGACAAGCCGATCAAGCTGAACAACATCAACCTCAAGGGCCTCGGCGGCTCCAAGGACGATGACGTCGAACCCGCGCCGGCTCCGGCGGCCACGACGGCGCAGCCTGCACCGGCTCCGGTGCAGCAGCAGCCCGCGCCGCAGGCGCCGGTGCAAGCGACCGCGCCGGCGGTGACGGCGCCCTCGGCTCCCGCCCCGTCCGCCAGCTTCGACAACACGCAGCCCGCACCCGTCGCCGCGCCTGCTCCCGTTGCTGCTGCTCCCGCGCCGGCCCCGGCTCCGGTTGCCGCCGCGCCCGTTGCGGCTGCGAACTCGCCGATCGGCGTGTGGGCGACCGAAGAGAACAAGGGCAACGTCCGGGTCGAGCAGTGCGGTGCCAATCTCTGCGGTTACGCCGAGAAGACCAACGAGCGCGTCCTGATCAACATGAAGCCCGAGGGCTCGAAGTGGAGCGGCCGCATTCGCGATCCCAACTCCGGCCGCAATTACGACTCGACCATCGCGATGAAGGGCCCGAATGCGATGCGCGTGCAAGGCTGCGCCTTCGGCGGCATGTTCTGCGGCGGTCAGACCTGGAAGCGCGTGAGCTGA
- a CDS encoding FecR family protein, with protein MVAWRRFVFALALLALPPAGSSVAFASETMELAQAQPPAQPTPAPSSTPSASPSPAPDAQPAAVEPIGNVATVTGIATVIRDKNSYPLRVRDDIYLNDVVQTSSNSSLGITFNDATTFNLSASARITIDNYVYEDGGKQNAAIFDVGKGTVAFVAAAVAKTGNMKITTPTATLGIRGTTGVVDVPEGAAASRTGNVNIKLYPDADGRVGHIDVDERSSGTRLGALTQASSGFAIRPGAGAGAGGVMRFAAVPIAIPAQQIARDRGFVSQVHLAQSTGRQIVTEQRDFRRANPGALSRIPRPGQPQQRPLRPNTPPGLQPQRPNGQPGQNIRPGRQPDTPNRQGAQPPQRQGQGQQGGQKGGAVQPGGRRAGQEQQRQGEQHQGPQRQGRQQGAGRPQGAPRIGQGMQPGGIQQPQGPQTGFQPGQPTQPPAAQQPGGIQRQGGFQQRLPSAQRPAAPRKPAPASRDKERR; from the coding sequence TTGGTAGCCTGGCGCCGCTTCGTCTTCGCGCTCGCCCTGCTGGCCCTGCCGCCGGCAGGCAGCAGCGTGGCGTTCGCATCCGAAACGATGGAGCTTGCCCAGGCGCAGCCGCCAGCACAGCCGACGCCCGCCCCCTCCTCAACGCCATCGGCGTCGCCTAGTCCCGCACCTGACGCACAACCCGCCGCCGTCGAGCCGATTGGCAACGTCGCGACCGTGACGGGGATTGCGACCGTGATCCGCGACAAGAACTCGTACCCGCTGCGCGTGCGCGACGACATCTATCTCAACGACGTCGTCCAAACCTCGTCGAACTCCTCGCTCGGCATCACCTTCAACGATGCGACCACGTTCAACCTCTCCGCCAGCGCCAGGATCACCATCGACAATTACGTCTATGAAGACGGCGGCAAGCAGAACGCCGCGATCTTCGACGTCGGCAAGGGCACGGTTGCCTTCGTTGCCGCAGCGGTGGCGAAGACCGGCAACATGAAGATCACGACGCCGACCGCGACGCTCGGCATCCGCGGCACCACCGGCGTCGTCGACGTGCCGGAAGGTGCGGCGGCGAGCCGGACCGGCAACGTCAACATCAAGCTCTATCCCGACGCCGACGGCCGGGTCGGGCATATCGACGTCGACGAGCGCAGCAGCGGCACGCGGCTCGGCGCGCTGACGCAAGCGTCCAGCGGCTTTGCGATCCGGCCGGGTGCAGGTGCAGGCGCCGGCGGCGTCATGCGCTTTGCCGCAGTGCCGATCGCGATTCCGGCGCAGCAGATCGCGCGCGACCGCGGCTTCGTCAGCCAGGTGCATCTGGCGCAGAGCACGGGCCGGCAGATCGTCACCGAGCAGCGGGACTTCCGCCGCGCCAATCCGGGCGCGCTCAGCCGCATTCCGCGGCCGGGCCAACCGCAGCAGCGGCCATTGCGGCCGAATACGCCCCCAGGCCTGCAACCGCAGCGGCCGAACGGCCAGCCCGGCCAGAACATCCGTCCAGGTCGGCAGCCGGATACGCCGAACCGGCAAGGCGCGCAGCCGCCGCAGCGGCAGGGCCAGGGACAACAAGGCGGACAGAAAGGCGGCGCGGTGCAGCCGGGTGGCCGGCGCGCGGGCCAGGAACAGCAGCGGCAAGGCGAGCAACACCAGGGGCCGCAACGTCAGGGCCGACAGCAAGGCGCCGGTCGGCCGCAAGGTGCGCCACGCATCGGACAAGGCATGCAGCCCGGTGGCATACAGCAGCCACAGGGGCCGCAGACGGGATTCCAGCCCGGCCAGCCGACACAGCCGCCCGCGGCCCAGCAGCCAGGCGGCATCCAGCGCCAAGGCGGTTTCCAGCAGCGGCTTCCCAGCGCACAACGTCCTGCGGCGCCACGCAAGCCCGCGCCTGCTTCGAGGGACAAGGAGCGTCGGTGA
- a CDS encoding NUDIX hydrolase, with amino-acid sequence MARAPVLAAGGIVLRRGAPPLVAVVRQRKRNEWVLPKGKLDNGETPKEAAHREVLEETGHDVAIHEFLGTLVYQSGGRTKAVHFWRMEADGGPVRKLMDDIKAVDWLTLDDAIARLSREYERAFLTQIGPIALAAAGLVPAATPEPPPAADDLDAALQTLTPAEAASVDELRHGLLQKVRAWLRGEA; translated from the coding sequence ATGGCGCGGGCGCCGGTACTTGCGGCGGGGGGTATTGTGTTGCGGCGAGGTGCGCCGCCGCTGGTTGCAGTGGTGCGTCAGCGCAAGCGCAATGAATGGGTCCTGCCCAAGGGCAAGCTCGACAATGGCGAGACGCCGAAGGAGGCCGCGCACCGCGAAGTGCTGGAGGAGACCGGCCACGATGTCGCCATCCACGAATTTCTGGGCACGCTGGTCTATCAGTCGGGCGGGCGCACCAAGGCCGTGCATTTCTGGCGCATGGAGGCCGATGGCGGCCCCGTCCGCAAGCTGATGGACGACATCAAGGCGGTGGACTGGCTGACGCTGGACGATGCCATCGCACGGCTGTCGCGCGAGTATGAGCGCGCGTTTCTCACGCAAATTGGGCCGATCGCGCTCGCGGCTGCGGGGCTGGTGCCTGCAGCCACTCCCGAGCCGCCGCCGGCGGCTGACGACCTCGATGCGGCCTTGCAGACGCTGACGCCGGCTGAAGCCGCCTCGGTCGACGAATTGCGGCATGGCCTGTTGCAGAAGGTGCGGGCCTGGCTGCGCGGCGAGGCGTGA